In Lactococcus paracarnosus, a genomic segment contains:
- the ahpC gene encoding alkyl hydroperoxide reductase subunit C, which yields MSLIGKKIENFVADAYQEGKFLTVNSEDFKGKWQVIVFYPADFSFVCPTELEDLQEQYDFLQSLGVDVYSCSTDTHFVHAAWHEHSEAIGKVTYPMLADPTQKISRIFDVLDEASGLSQRGSFIIDPDGVVQAVEITADGIGRDASQLVDKVRAAQYVRKNPGEVCPAKWKEDAETLTPGLDLVGKI from the coding sequence ATGTCATTAATTGGAAAAAAAATAGAAAATTTTGTTGCTGATGCCTATCAAGAAGGTAAATTTTTAACTGTCAATTCGGAAGATTTTAAAGGAAAATGGCAAGTGATTGTTTTTTATCCTGCTGACTTCTCATTTGTTTGTCCAACTGAGTTGGAAGATTTGCAAGAACAATATGATTTTCTTCAATCACTAGGTGTAGATGTTTATTCATGTTCTACAGATACGCATTTTGTACATGCTGCATGGCATGAACACAGTGAGGCGATTGGTAAAGTAACTTATCCAATGCTTGCAGACCCAACACAAAAAATCTCACGTATTTTTGATGTATTAGATGAAGCATCTGGCTTGTCACAACGTGGTTCATTTATTATTGATCCAGATGGTGTTGTACAAGCTGTAGAAATTACTGCAGATGGTATCGGTCGTGATGCTAGTCAACTCGTTGATAAAGTACGTGCTGCACAGTATGTTCGCAAAAATCCAGGTGAAGTATGTCCTGCAAAATGGAAAGAAGATGCAGAAACTTTGACACCAGGTTTGGATTTAGTCGGTAAAATTTAA